From a single Lolium rigidum isolate FL_2022 chromosome 7, APGP_CSIRO_Lrig_0.1, whole genome shotgun sequence genomic region:
- the LOC124674552 gene encoding nascent polypeptide-associated complex subunit alpha, muscle-specific form-like, with product MLAIAPMGESSSSTPAAEAAAPNRRDPTPDHPPYSWMIGEAIAELGEGGGSAEAAISEFIRARHPGVPAAHDRFLRHYLAKHVAEGLFVRAATGRYSLPLDDDDDEPETVLELELADAPPPATEPKRGRGRPRRDGSAPTPTPKPTPKPAAGNEGRSQSPSAAPKRRGRPPKGRPQAPAVAAPSAGSPATEGKRGPGRPRKDGSTPAARKKGRSKLPSATTKRGRGRPRVLPQTATDMKDSVAGPSTTDNNDGQQRELALAVANDGSTAPSVTGEDDSGKAPVPERSTQPCELALVEGSALTLAADKEDGTQAPLQGSVPALVADKEDGIQTPSEGSALPLVADKEDGTQAPSEGSAPALVADKEDITQPPLEGSASLLVANNEHGTQAPFEGSDPLLVADKEDGTQAPSDGPAPPLVADKEDGTQTPLKGSAPLLVADKDDFTEPLFTKHKRGRRTCRSAPAKATHSPAWTSIAENMAGSKALSAPPKGNDRQCKPASVQIKPRKMLLLNADRPVPIKTRKMLLLNVDEPVPIKPQKMLLLNADEVPDHPGFCVLALPAPVPTATKA from the exons ATGCTGGCCATCGCGCCGATGGGAGAGTCTTCGTCGTCGacgccggcggcggaggccgcCGCACCGAACCGTCGGGATCCCACGCCGGATCACCCACCGTATTCATGG ATGATCGGCGAGGCGATCGCGGAGCTGGGCGagggcggcggctcggcggaggCCGCCATCTCGGAGTTCATCCGCGCCAGGCACCCCGGTGTCCCCGCCGCGCACGACCGGTTCCTCCGCCACTACCTCGCCAAGCACGTCGCCGAGGGCCTCTTCGTGCGCGCCGCGACCGGGCGGTACTCGCTCCccctcgacgacgacgacgacgagcccgAGACCGTGCTCGAGCTCGAGCTCGCGGATGCGCCGCCACCGGCGACTGAGCCCAAGCGCGGACGGGGACGGCCGCGGAGGGATGGCTcggcgccgacgccgacgccgaagcCGACGCCGAAGCCGGCGGCTGGCAACGAGGGAAGGAGCCAGTCGCCGTCCGCGGCGCCCAAGCGCCGGGGCCGGCCTCCGAAGGGTCGCCCGCAGGCGCCGGCGGTGGCTGCGCCGAGTGCTGGGTCTCCGGCCACAGAGGGCAAGCGCGGGCCTGGTCGACCCCGGAAGGATGGCTCGACGCCGGCTGCCCGCAAGAAAGGGCGGAGCAAGTTGCCATCCGCGACGACCAAGCGCGGCCGTGGACGCCCTCGCGTGCTGCCGCAGACCGCCACGGACATGAAAGACAGCGTTGCTGGTCCATCCACCACTGACAACAATGATGGGCAACAGCGGGAGCTGGCACTTGCGGTGGCCAACGACGGCTCTACCGCGCCGTCAGTCACGGGGGAGGATGACAGCGGTAAGGCTCCTGTGCCGGAGCGCAGCACCCAGCCTTGCGAACTGGCGCTCGTGGAAGGTTCTGCTCTGACGCTAGCCGCCGACAAGGAGGATGGTACCCAAGCTCCATTACAAGGCTCTGTTCCGGCTCTGGTCGCTGACAAGGAGGATGGTATCCAAACTCCATCAGAAGGCTCTGCTCTACCACTAGTCGCTGACAAGGAGGATGGTACCCAAGCTCCATCGGAAGGCTCTGCTCCAGCGCTAGTTGCTGACAAGGAGGATATCACCCAACCTCCATTGGAAGGCTCTGCTTCGCTGCTTGTCGCTAACAACGAGCATGGTACCCAAGCTCCATTTGAGGGCTCAGATCCGCTGCTGGTCGCTGACAAGGAGGATGGCACCCAAGCTCCATCAGACGGCCCTGCTCCACCACTAGTCGCTGACAAGGAGGATGGTACCCAAACTCCATTGAAAGGCTCTGCTCCGCTGCTAGTCGCCGACAAGGATGACTTTACCGAACCTCTGTTCACGAAGCACAAGCGCGGTCGCCGGACTTGCAGGTCAGCGCCGGCGAAAGCCACTCACTCCCCTGCCTGGACATCAATTGCAGAAAACATGGCCGGTAGCAAGGCTCTATCTGCTCCGCCCAAGGGCAATGACCGGCAGTGCAAACCCGCATCTGTGCAGATCAAGCCTCGGAAAATGCTTTTGCTGAATGCTGACCGACCAGTGCCGATCAAGACTAGGAAAATGCTTTTGCTAAATGTTGACGAACCAGTGCCGATCAAGCCTCAGAAAATGCTTTTGCTGAATGCTGACGAGGTACCAGATCACCCGGGGTTCTGTGTGCTCGCATTGCCTGCCCCGGTGCCGACTGCAACAAAAGCGTAG
- the LOC124674553 gene encoding glutamate dehydrogenase 2, mitochondrial, whose amino-acid sequence MNALAATSRNFRQAARLLGLDSKLEKSLLIPFREIKVECTIPKDDGTLASFVGFRVQHDNARGPMKGGIRYHPEVDPDEVNALAQLMTWKTAVAAVPYGGAKGGIGCSPDELSRSELERLTRVFTQKIHDLIGTHTDIPAPDMGTNAQTMAWIFDEYSKFHGHSPAVVTGKPIDLGGSLGRDAATGRGVMYATEALLAEYGKSISGSTFVIQGFGNVGSWAAQLIHEKGGKVIALGDVTGSIRNMAGVDIPALMKHRNEGGHMKDFHGAEVIDSAELLVHECDVLIPCALGGVLSRENAPDVKAKFIIEAANHPTDPEADEILTKKGVIVLPDIYANSGGVIVSYFEWVQNIQGFMWDEEKVNMELHKYMNSAFQHLKAMCKTHDCNLRMGAFTLGVNRVARATLLRGWEA is encoded by the exons ATGAACGCGCTCGCCGCGACCAGCCGCAACTTCCGGCAGGCCGCCAGGCTGCTCGGCCTCGACTCCAAGCTCGAGAAGAGCCTGCTCATCCCCTTCCGCGAGATCAAG GTGGAATGCACCATCCCCAAGGACGACGGCACGCTCGCCTCCTTCGTCGGATTCCGCGTGCAGCATGACAACGCCCGCGGGCCCATGAAAGGTGGCATCCGCTACCACCCGGAG GTTGATCCAGATGAAGTTAATGCGCTTGCCCAACTGATGACATGGAAGACTGCCGTTGCGGCGGTACCATATGGTGGAGCAAAGGGAGGAATTGGGTGCTCTCCTGATGAACTGAGTAGGAGCGAGTTGGAGCGTTTGACGCGTGTATTTACCCAGAAAATTCATGATCTTATTGGAACTCATACCGATATTCCGGCTCCAGACATGGGAACTAATGCACAG ACCATGGCATGGATCTTTGATGAATACTCGAAATTCCATGGTCACTCCCCAGCTGTTGTCACTGGGAAGCCCATA GATCTTGGTGGATCATTAGGTAGGGATGCTGCTACTGGACGGGGTGTAATGTATGCTACTGAGGCTCTCCTGGCTGAATACGGGAAGTCCATTTCAGGATCAACCTTTGTTATTCAG GGATTCGGTAATGTTGGTTCATGGGCTGCGCAACTCATCCATGAGAAAGGCGGTAAGGTAATTGCACTTGGAGATGTAACAGGCTCAATCAGGAACATGGCAGGGGTAGACATACCTGCTCTGATGAAGCACAGAAATGAGGGTGGTCACATGAAAGACTTTCATGGTGCGGAAGTCATAGATTCCGCAGAGTTGCTAGTGCATGAATGTGATGTTCTCATCCCATGCGCTTTAGGTGGAGTCCTTAGCAG GGAAAATGCACCtgatgtaaaggccaaatttataattGAAGCTGCTAATCATCCGACTGATCCAGAAGCTGATGAG ATTCTTACCAAAAAGGGAGTGATTGTCTTACCAGATATCTATGCTAATTCCGGTGGTGTGATTGTTAGCTATTTTGAGTGGGTTCAG AACATTCAAGGGTTCATGTGGGATGAAGAGAAGGTGAACATGGAGCTCCACAAGTACATGAACAGCGCTTTTCAGCACCTCAAGGCAATGTGCAAAACACACGATTGCAACCTTAGGATGGGAGCATTCACCTTGGGTGTCAACCGGGTTGCGCGTGCCACACTCTTGAGGGGCTGGGAGGCATGA